One Desulfobulbus propionicus DSM 2032 DNA segment encodes these proteins:
- a CDS encoding Maf family protein — protein MFTACHPLILASASPRRQEFLRQLGLAFRAEPARIDETPETGEPAAAFARRMAITKAKAIAATSPQACVIGADTVVTLDETLFGKPRDREEALAILKQLQGRTHRVITGFAVCCHDRRIEEAGEATTLVTFDHFADSVLQAYVDSGEPMDKAGAYGIQGRGAFLVRTINGSYSNVVGLPINVLVQLLLRHHMICVTGAPCRSALGQERLVLL, from the coding sequence ATGTTCACCGCCTGCCATCCCTTGATCCTCGCTTCGGCCTCACCGCGCCGTCAGGAATTTCTCCGCCAGCTTGGTCTCGCATTCCGTGCCGAACCGGCGCGGATCGACGAGACGCCCGAAACCGGCGAGCCAGCCGCAGCATTTGCCCGGCGCATGGCAATAACCAAAGCCAAGGCAATAGCCGCCACCTCTCCCCAGGCCTGCGTCATCGGCGCCGACACCGTGGTCACCCTGGACGAGACTCTCTTTGGCAAACCGCGGGACCGCGAGGAAGCGCTGGCCATCCTCAAGCAGCTGCAAGGACGGACCCACCGGGTCATCACCGGTTTTGCCGTCTGCTGCCACGACCGACGGATCGAGGAAGCGGGCGAGGCAACCACCCTGGTCACCTTCGACCATTTTGCCGACTCCGTTCTCCAGGCCTATGTCGATTCCGGCGAGCCCATGGACAAGGCCGGCGCATACGGCATTCAAGGCAGGGGCGCCTTTCTCGTCCGTACCATAAACGGTTCGTACAGCAATGTGGTGGGCTTGCCGATCAATGTCCTTGTCCAGCTCCTCCTGCGCCACCACATGATATGTGTCACGGGGGCTCCCTGCCGTTCGGCTTTAGGGCAAGAGCGGTTGGTTCTTCTTTGA
- the truA gene encoding tRNA pseudouridine(38-40) synthase TruA → MLRTIRLLIAYDGGNYCGWQRQRQGEATIQEELEQRLSHLCEEPITLHGAGRTDAGVHALGMVAHFHTRAAIPVVAFFKGLNALLPPDIRILAAEEASATFHSRFSALGKTYRYDFFTGAVQCPSTRLHRAHFPGPFDPKRLRTALTQLVGRHDFSSFERSGSRDKTAIDGRGAVRTLYEIRCSPRLGCEDFWSLHVTGDGFLRQMVRILAGTLIEIGHGKRPEEAIAAILAARDRTQAGLTAPACGLFLERLYYPFPLFNQNPVLPCSPPAIP, encoded by the coding sequence ATGCTCCGCACCATCCGGCTGCTGATTGCCTACGATGGCGGCAACTATTGCGGATGGCAGCGACAGCGCCAAGGCGAGGCCACCATCCAGGAAGAGCTGGAGCAGCGACTGTCGCATCTCTGCGAGGAACCGATCACCCTCCATGGTGCGGGGCGCACCGACGCCGGCGTGCATGCCCTCGGCATGGTGGCCCATTTTCATACGCGGGCGGCCATCCCGGTCGTCGCCTTTTTCAAGGGCCTCAATGCCCTGTTGCCTCCGGACATCCGCATTTTGGCGGCCGAGGAGGCGTCGGCCACCTTCCACAGTCGTTTCAGTGCCTTGGGCAAGACCTACCGCTACGACTTCTTCACCGGTGCGGTCCAATGCCCCTCCACTCGTCTGCACCGTGCCCATTTTCCCGGCCCTTTTGACCCGAAGCGGTTGCGTACCGCCTTGACCCAACTGGTCGGCCGGCATGATTTTTCCAGTTTTGAGCGCTCCGGCTCACGGGACAAAACTGCCATCGATGGCCGCGGCGCGGTCCGCACCCTTTACGAAATCCGATGCTCGCCCCGTTTGGGATGCGAGGATTTCTGGTCGCTTCACGTGACCGGCGACGGTTTTCTCCGCCAGATGGTGCGCATCCTGGCCGGAACCCTGATCGAGATCGGGCACGGCAAGCGCCCGGAGGAGGCGATCGCCGCCATCCTGGCTGCCAGGGACCGAACCCAGGCCGGCCTTACCGCGCCGGCCTGCGGTCTGTTTCTCGAACGTCTCTACTATCCTTTTCCCCTCTTCAACCAGAACCCTGTCTTGCCATGTTCACCGCCTGCCATCCCTTGA
- the argC gene encoding N-acetyl-gamma-glutamyl-phosphate reductase translates to MLHVGIIGASGYTGVELARILAGHPEIRLTAATSRQYAGKALAEVFPNLRKRVDIVCENLSVEELLDRADFFFAAVPHKTAMDIVPRLLDAGKKVVDLSADYRLHDAATYEAWYQPHSSPHLLAEAVYGLPELYRDRIRTARLTANPGCYPTSVILALAPLLRHGLIDPATLIIDSKSGTSGAGRAASVGTLFCEVTDGFKPYKVGGSHRHIPEIEQELSLAAGQPVTVSFTPHLLPISRGILSTIYATLTEQGRDADLHALYESTYDAEPFVRVLPAGTPPATQHVRGSNCCDLALQKDSRTGRLIVMSAIDNIVKGASGQAVQNMNLMNGFPETTGLLGAPFFP, encoded by the coding sequence ATGCTGCATGTCGGAATTATTGGTGCCTCCGGGTACACCGGGGTCGAGCTGGCCCGCATTCTTGCAGGACATCCTGAAATCCGTCTGACCGCCGCCACCTCGCGGCAGTATGCGGGCAAAGCGCTCGCCGAGGTGTTCCCCAATCTGCGCAAGCGAGTGGACATTGTCTGCGAGAATTTGTCGGTTGAGGAATTGCTCGATCGGGCCGATTTCTTTTTCGCCGCTGTCCCACACAAGACAGCCATGGATATCGTCCCTCGCCTGTTGGATGCGGGCAAGAAAGTGGTCGATCTGAGCGCCGACTATCGCCTCCATGATGCGGCGACCTACGAAGCTTGGTATCAACCCCACTCCAGCCCGCACCTGCTTGCGGAGGCTGTCTATGGCCTGCCGGAACTGTACCGCGACCGGATACGCACCGCGCGCCTGACCGCCAATCCCGGCTGTTACCCGACTTCGGTCATCCTGGCCCTGGCGCCTCTGCTCCGCCATGGCTTGATCGATCCAGCCACTCTGATCATCGACTCCAAATCAGGGACATCCGGAGCTGGCAGGGCGGCCAGTGTGGGGACCCTGTTTTGCGAGGTCACCGACGGGTTCAAGCCCTACAAAGTAGGTGGCAGCCATCGGCACATTCCTGAAATCGAGCAAGAATTATCGCTGGCAGCGGGCCAACCGGTGACGGTCTCTTTTACCCCTCATTTGCTGCCCATTTCCCGTGGCATCCTGAGCACCATCTACGCCACCCTCACCGAACAGGGTCGTGACGCCGATCTGCACGCGCTGTACGAAAGCACCTACGATGCCGAACCGTTTGTCCGCGTGTTGCCCGCCGGCACACCACCCGCGACGCAGCATGTCCGCGGCTCCAACTGTTGCGACTTGGCCCTGCAAAAGGATTCCCGAACCGGCCGCCTGATCGTCATGTCGGCCATCGACAATATCGTCAAAGGAGCTTCGGGCCAGGCGGTGCAAAACATGAATCTGATGAACGGGTTTCCCGAAACAACCGGCCTGCTGGGAGCGCCGTTTTTCCCCTGA
- the rpsI gene encoding 30S ribosomal protein S9: MAQEQTYATGRRKTAIARVWITPGSGKVAINKMELSEYFGNIFFEPKVAKPFAVTETVDQYDIQATVKGGGKSAQIDALVHGIARALQELNPEMRLPLKRAGLLTRDPRAKERKKYGQRGARARFQFSKR; this comes from the coding sequence ATGGCCCAGGAACAGACATACGCTACCGGCAGACGGAAGACAGCAATAGCCAGAGTCTGGATCACTCCCGGCAGCGGCAAGGTAGCGATCAACAAGATGGAGTTGAGCGAATATTTCGGCAATATCTTTTTTGAACCCAAGGTGGCCAAGCCTTTTGCCGTCACTGAAACCGTCGATCAGTACGATATTCAGGCCACGGTGAAGGGGGGCGGTAAATCGGCGCAGATCGACGCGCTGGTCCATGGTATTGCCCGTGCGCTCCAGGAGTTGAATCCGGAAATGCGTCTGCCGCTGAAGCGTGCCGGACTGCTGACCCGTGACCCGCGCGCCAAGGAGCGCAAAAAATACGGCCAGCGTGGTGCCCGCGCCCGCTTCCAGTTCTCCAAACGTTGA
- the rplM gene encoding 50S ribosomal protein L13 has product MKTYYTPVNEIDRKWYVADADGKVLGRIAVEIARRLRGKHKPTFCNFQDNGDFVIVVNADKIHLTGNKWDDKKYHRHSGYPGGITTQSAREVLAKKPEELIRMAVRGMLPKNKLGRAQLKKLKVYSGKDHPHQAQQPENLEI; this is encoded by the coding sequence ATGAAAACCTATTACACGCCAGTCAATGAAATAGACCGAAAATGGTATGTAGCCGATGCCGACGGCAAGGTTCTGGGGCGTATTGCCGTGGAGATCGCCCGTCGCCTGCGCGGTAAGCACAAACCGACCTTTTGCAACTTTCAGGACAACGGCGATTTCGTCATTGTTGTCAACGCTGACAAGATTCACCTCACCGGCAACAAGTGGGACGACAAGAAATATCATCGCCATTCGGGATACCCGGGCGGGATTACAACCCAAAGCGCCCGCGAGGTGCTGGCCAAGAAGCCGGAAGAACTGATCCGGATGGCCGTGAGGGGGATGTTGCCGAAAAACAAACTTGGCCGGGCGCAGTTGAAGAAATTGAAGGTCTATAGCGGCAAGGATCATCCCCACCAGGCGCAACAGCCCGAGAATCTTGAGATTTGA
- the hisB gene encoding imidazoleglycerol-phosphate dehydratase HisB: MAEPATRRVSIARTTKETDIRLVLDLEGAGHASVRTGVGFMDHMLTLFAVHGLFDLEIVATGDTEVDDHHTVEDVGICLGMAFAQALGDKSGICRYGHAYVPMDEALARVCVDFSNRPHLHYQVQVSEGKIGTFDPPLAKEFLRAFVLHAGLTLHADLLHGENGHHILEAVFKATARAVALAVAPHPKVKGQLSSKGVL, from the coding sequence ATGGCAGAACCCGCTACCCGTAGGGTGTCCATTGCGCGCACCACCAAGGAAACCGATATCCGCCTCGTGCTCGATTTGGAAGGGGCAGGACATGCCTCCGTGCGCACGGGCGTCGGCTTCATGGACCATATGTTGACCCTGTTTGCCGTTCACGGCCTCTTTGATCTGGAAATCGTCGCCACCGGCGATACCGAGGTCGACGACCATCATACGGTCGAGGATGTGGGAATCTGTCTGGGGATGGCCTTTGCCCAGGCCTTGGGCGATAAATCAGGCATCTGCCGCTATGGGCATGCCTATGTCCCCATGGACGAGGCGCTGGCGCGGGTCTGCGTCGATTTTTCCAACCGTCCCCACCTACACTACCAGGTCCAGGTGAGCGAAGGCAAAATCGGCACCTTTGATCCGCCGTTGGCCAAGGAATTCCTGCGTGCCTTTGTTCTCCACGCCGGTTTGACCCTGCATGCGGACCTGCTCCATGGAGAAAACGGGCACCATATTCTGGAGGCGGTGTTCAAGGCAACGGCCCGAGCGGTGGCGCTTGCCGTCGCTCCGCATCCCAAGGTCAAGGGGCAACTTTCGTCCAAGGGCGTACTATGA
- a CDS encoding tRNA lysidine(34) synthetase yields the protein MRLSRDVNRRVGRAMHDYAMLADGDRVLVAVSGGMDSLVLVWLLLHWRKKAPIDYALEVVHVDMEPEGEAPGAAAIQTADLVARFGVQVHIVPALWRPVLSGEGEDARGQDLCFQCARSRRTQLFEHARQTGCTKIAFGHHRDDIVETFLLNLTCAGNISTMSPRQELFAGRLSLIRPLAYLDKSEIAAIGGELGLEPVRSTCPLSERTRRGEMHQLAEHIYRQIPGAKEHIFAALGNVRLQYLLRQTGGRRP from the coding sequence GTGCGGCTTTCTCGGGACGTGAACCGGCGCGTCGGTCGGGCGATGCACGATTACGCCATGCTGGCCGATGGTGATCGAGTACTGGTGGCGGTTTCCGGCGGCATGGATTCCCTGGTGCTGGTTTGGCTGTTGTTGCATTGGCGGAAAAAGGCGCCCATCGACTACGCGCTTGAAGTGGTCCATGTCGACATGGAGCCGGAAGGTGAGGCGCCCGGGGCGGCGGCCATCCAAACCGCCGACCTGGTGGCGCGGTTCGGTGTGCAGGTGCATATCGTGCCGGCCCTATGGCGGCCAGTCCTCTCCGGTGAGGGAGAGGATGCGCGAGGACAGGATCTCTGTTTCCAATGCGCCCGTTCCCGACGGACCCAGCTGTTCGAGCATGCCCGGCAGACCGGTTGTACCAAGATTGCCTTTGGCCACCACCGCGACGACATTGTTGAGACCTTTCTTCTCAACCTTACCTGCGCGGGCAACATCAGCACCATGTCGCCCCGCCAAGAGCTCTTTGCCGGCCGTTTGAGCCTGATACGGCCGCTGGCCTATCTCGATAAAAGCGAAATCGCGGCCATCGGCGGGGAACTGGGCCTGGAGCCGGTCCGGTCCACCTGTCCGCTGTCAGAGAGGACTCGGCGCGGGGAGATGCATCAGTTGGCCGAGCACATCTATCGGCAGATTCCCGGGGCCAAGGAGCACATCTTCGCCGCCCTGGGGAATGTCCGTCTCCAGTACCTGCTCCGCCAGACCGGCGGCAGGAGGCCCTGA